One Syntrophales bacterium genomic region harbors:
- a CDS encoding MBL fold metallo-hydrolase: MTNRNKVTENIYLIDVRVFGIPNFTSAYLIAGEELALIETGPTKSVPFIIEGVREFGFDPGDISYIVVTHIHLDHGGGAGTLAKEIPKAKVVVHEKGARHMVDPSKLVSSSKRVFGDLIDEWYGEVLPVEQDRIMTVNGGEIIDLGRDQRLRMIDSPGHSNHHICIYSEKEKGLFTGDAVGVYLPDSEVLIPTTPPPEFDPDINVETIKGFMNLDLRLLLFSHFGITEKVNQTLNMGIDWLMKWKESVSEMMSEDISLEGITEKFRADTRKVLGSNEGKELLCQWVMDHHIPMCAMGYLNHFKKKTL; the protein is encoded by the coding sequence ATGACCAATAGAAACAAGGTAACCGAGAATATATACTTAATAGATGTCAGGGTATTTGGTATCCCCAATTTTACCTCAGCCTATTTGATAGCGGGTGAAGAATTGGCCTTGATAGAGACCGGTCCAACAAAATCAGTCCCTTTTATCATTGAAGGAGTTAGAGAATTTGGATTTGATCCTGGGGACATATCGTATATTGTTGTTACCCACATCCACTTGGATCATGGGGGAGGAGCCGGTACATTAGCGAAGGAGATACCTAAGGCAAAGGTAGTGGTTCACGAAAAAGGTGCGAGACATATGGTAGACCCTTCAAAGCTGGTAAGCAGTTCAAAGAGGGTTTTTGGAGACTTAATAGATGAATGGTATGGAGAGGTCTTACCTGTAGAACAGGATAGGATAATGACTGTGAATGGCGGTGAGATAATCGATCTGGGTAGAGATCAGAGGCTTCGAATGATCGATTCCCCTGGACACTCTAATCACCATATCTGCATATACTCAGAGAAAGAGAAGGGACTTTTTACAGGAGATGCAGTGGGGGTATACCTTCCTGATTCAGAGGTACTGATACCCACGACCCCTCCCCCGGAATTCGATCCGGATATAAATGTGGAGACGATTAAAGGTTTTATGAACCTTGATTTGAGGCTCCTGCTGTTTTCCCATTTTGGGATTACAGAAAAAGTAAATCAGACCTTGAATATGGGCATTGACTGGCTTATGAAATGGAAAGAAAGTGTCTCAGAAATGATGAGTGAAGATATCTCTCTGGAAGGGATTACAGAGAAATTCAGGGCAGACACAAGGAAGGTACTGGGCTCAAATGAAGGGAAAGAACTCCTCTGTCAATGGGTAATGGACCACCACATCCCCATGTGTGCCATGGGGTATCTCAACCACTTCAAGAAGAAGACTTTATAG
- a CDS encoding Hsp20/alpha crystallin family protein gives MDYVEISFTADLGTIDTDLRRTVDEMFLLINPLSTHFQQVWRPQIDVCETPDEILILADIAGVNREELHVEIGRRTVKISGRRRERPPTENMRYSLAEIPYGYFERSFALPAPIEMEAVSATYTDGLLQIRIPKAPLNKVHKVPIQKG, from the coding sequence ATGGACTATGTAGAGATTAGCTTTACGGCCGATCTGGGGACGATAGATACCGATCTTCGCAGGACTGTTGATGAAATGTTTCTTCTGATTAACCCCTTATCTACGCATTTTCAGCAGGTGTGGAGACCTCAGATAGATGTCTGCGAAACCCCTGACGAGATTTTGATCCTGGCCGATATTGCGGGGGTCAACAGAGAAGAACTCCATGTGGAGATTGGCCGCAGGACGGTAAAGATCTCCGGGCGACGGAGGGAAAGACCGCCCACGGAAAACATGAGATATTCCCTTGCCGAGATTCCCTACGGATATTTTGAGAGGAGTTTTGCCCTACCCGCTCCCATCGAAATGGAAGCCGTTTCCGCGACGTATACAGATGGGCTTCTTCAAATCCGCATACCAAAGGCGCCCTTGAATAAGGTTCACAAAGTTCCCATTCAAAAAGGTTGA
- a CDS encoding BrnT family toxin, translating into MESDSTKPHYLGHRKRLRERFRKTGLASFAVTIEDTRHDEQRFVTVDADILGRVLVVVYAYSGEEEIRLIPAWFSLPIFSTGLRSLKRQGQEYGV; encoded by the coding sequence ATGGAATCAGATTCCACAAAACCCCATTATCTCGGCCATAGAAAACGCCTCCGTGAGAGATTTAGGAAAACCGGCCTTGCTTCCTTTGCGGTAACGATTGAAGATACTCGGCATGATGAACAACGCTTTGTAACTGTCGACGCAGATATTTTAGGCAGGGTGTTAGTGGTTGTTTACGCTTATTCTGGTGAGGAAGAGATTAGATTGATTCCAGCCTGGTTTTCACTGCCGATCTTCTCCACCGGATTGCGTTCATTGAAAAGGCAGGGACAGGAATACGGCGTATAA
- the lon gene encoding endopeptidase La, translated as MAEEKQPEELKAGNIPKILPLLPIFNIVVFPKMMIPLEVSGDQSSTLIDEAMAKDRLVGLVMAKKPPLETRYQPGDFYDIGTAVMILKMAKGADNKAQLLVQGIGRFKIADFVEGKPYLQTQVEAIEDQETKDLETEALMTNLVGLFDRVVQLSPFLPQEFGLMAKSITEPGTLADMVASIINSSMEEKQKILETMDVKQRLKEVTRLINHQLEILELSNKIQSQVKDDIDKGQREYYLRQQLKAIRQELGETDESKVEIEEFRAKIEKKTLPEEAKKEAERELDRLSRMHPSSAEYTVAATYLDWLTALPWNEYTQDNLDIKAARQVLDEDHFGLEKPKKRIIEYLAVRKLKPDTKGPILCFVGPPGTGKTSLGQSIARALGRKFIRISLGGVRDEAEIRGHRRTYVGALPGRIIQGIRRAESSNPLFMLDEIDKVGSDFRGDPSSALLEVLDPEQNFSFEDHYLDVPFDLSHVMFITTANIMDTVPPALRDRQEVIELPGYTQDEKIKIAERYLIPRQIAANGLNSAQITFTKGAIDHIISGYTREAGVRNLEREIAAICRGVASKVAEGKVKSASITVKDIHRYLGPVRITSEASARTSKAGVAMGLAWTPTGGDLLFIEATSMKGKKGLTLTGQLGDVMKESATAALSFIRANAADLGISKDFFEEIDIHVHVPAGAIQKDGPSAGVTMLTALVSLLTDKKVKKDLAMTGEITLRGLVLPVGGIKEKVLAAHRAGVKKIILPRWNRKDLEDIPQKVQKNICFYFVDEMMEVLKLALEK; from the coding sequence ATGGCAGAAGAGAAACAACCCGAGGAGTTGAAGGCTGGTAACATCCCGAAAATTTTACCCCTCCTGCCCATATTTAATATTGTCGTTTTCCCGAAGATGATGATTCCCCTGGAGGTTTCCGGCGATCAATCGTCCACCCTTATTGATGAGGCTATGGCAAAGGATCGCCTGGTAGGCCTTGTGATGGCAAAGAAGCCTCCCCTCGAGACCAGGTATCAGCCCGGGGATTTTTATGACATTGGTACGGCTGTCATGATTCTGAAAATGGCAAAGGGGGCCGATAACAAGGCGCAACTCCTCGTACAGGGTATTGGCAGGTTCAAGATCGCCGACTTTGTGGAAGGCAAGCCATATCTTCAGACACAGGTAGAGGCCATCGAGGATCAGGAAACCAAGGACCTGGAGACTGAAGCGTTGATGACAAATCTTGTGGGACTTTTTGACCGTGTTGTTCAGCTTTCTCCCTTTTTACCCCAGGAGTTCGGCCTGATGGCAAAGTCCATTACTGAACCGGGCACCCTGGCTGACATGGTGGCATCTATTATAAATTCTTCCATGGAAGAGAAACAGAAGATTCTGGAGACCATGGATGTAAAACAGCGACTGAAGGAAGTGACGCGGCTGATTAATCACCAACTGGAGATCCTCGAACTGAGCAATAAGATCCAATCCCAGGTCAAGGATGACATTGATAAAGGTCAGCGGGAATACTACCTCCGCCAGCAGCTTAAGGCAATCAGGCAGGAGTTGGGTGAAACGGATGAATCGAAGGTTGAGATCGAGGAATTCCGGGCCAAGATTGAGAAAAAAACCCTTCCCGAGGAGGCTAAGAAAGAAGCCGAGCGTGAGCTTGATCGTCTGTCCCGTATGCATCCCTCCTCAGCCGAATACACTGTGGCGGCAACCTACTTAGACTGGTTAACGGCGCTCCCCTGGAATGAATACACGCAGGACAATCTCGACATCAAGGCGGCAAGGCAGGTTTTAGATGAAGACCACTTTGGCCTGGAAAAGCCCAAAAAGCGGATCATCGAGTATCTGGCCGTCCGCAAGTTAAAACCCGACACGAAGGGACCAATCTTGTGCTTTGTCGGCCCTCCGGGTACCGGTAAAACATCCCTCGGGCAATCCATCGCCCGTGCCCTGGGGCGTAAATTCATCCGTATCTCGCTGGGCGGCGTGCGGGATGAGGCCGAGATTCGCGGGCACCGCCGCACCTATGTGGGAGCGCTTCCCGGCAGGATCATCCAGGGAATCAGGCGGGCAGAATCGAGTAACCCCCTATTTATGCTGGATGAGATTGACAAGGTGGGGAGTGATTTTCGTGGTGATCCATCATCGGCGCTCCTCGAGGTGCTCGATCCGGAGCAGAACTTCTCTTTTGAGGATCACTATCTGGATGTGCCATTTGACCTATCCCATGTCATGTTTATTACCACGGCGAATATCATGGATACGGTGCCTCCTGCTCTTCGGGACAGGCAGGAGGTAATCGAACTCCCCGGCTATACGCAGGACGAAAAGATTAAAATTGCCGAACGCTATCTAATCCCCAGACAGATAGCAGCCAACGGCCTTAACTCTGCTCAGATCACATTCACAAAAGGTGCGATAGATCACATCATCTCGGGGTATACCCGGGAGGCTGGTGTGAGGAATCTGGAACGTGAAATAGCCGCGATATGCCGGGGTGTGGCAAGTAAGGTCGCTGAAGGAAAGGTAAAATCCGCCTCCATCACCGTTAAAGATATACACAGGTACCTGGGACCAGTCCGCATAACATCCGAGGCGAGTGCCCGGACATCCAAGGCTGGCGTGGCGATGGGGCTGGCATGGACACCAACAGGCGGAGATCTCCTCTTTATTGAGGCCACATCCATGAAGGGTAAGAAGGGCCTTACCCTGACCGGCCAATTGGGAGATGTCATGAAGGAATCGGCTACGGCCGCTTTGAGCTTTATACGAGCCAATGCTGCTGATCTCGGCATCTCCAAGGATTTTTTCGAAGAAATTGATATCCACGTCCATGTGCCCGCGGGGGCAATTCAAAAAGACGGCCCCTCGGCGGGTGTGACAATGCTTACCGCCCTGGTATCTCTGCTGACTGACAAAAAGGTTAAAAAAGACCTCGCCATGACCGGTGAAATCACCCTCCGGGGGCTTGTGCTTCCCGTCGGCGGCATCAAGGAAAAGGTCCTTGCCGCTCACCGTGCAGGCGT